In Planctomycetota bacterium, the DNA window GCCCCCGCCGCCGAAGCTTCCGTCGACGGCCACGGGTGACGCCGGGCCCTCGGCCGCCGCTGCGCCGCCGGTCGCCGCGCCGCAGCCGGTTCCCGATCCCGCCGCCGCGGAGCCCATGGGCGAACCCGGTGATGACGCCGCGTCGCCCGATGCGGTGACCGCCGCCCCGACCTTCCACGACTTCGACGCCGAGGTCGACCTCGCCGAACTCGACGACCGCATCCGCCCGGTGACGACGTGGTCGGCCCGGGCGACGAGCGTCAGCCGGTCGGCCATGTCCATCCGCTCGCGGCGGATGTGCTACCGCGACAAGGTGCTGCTGATCGCCGTCCACCTCATCGACGACAAGCCCGTGGTGCTCGCCGGCCGCGTGGCGTCGTGCGACTACGGCGGCGACGGGCTCTACCTCGTCGAGCTGGACCTCATGCCCAAGCCCGAGAGCGACGAGGTCCGCGCCTGGGAGCACGAGCGCTAGCGACGTACGCTGCGGCATGCGGATCGTGCGCACGCTCGCCGAGCTGGACGCGCTCCTGCGTTCGAGCGACCGCCCCGGCGGCGTCATGGTGCCCACGATGGGGGCGCTGCACGAGGGCCATGCCGCCCTGGTCCGCCAGGCCGCCGCACTGGCACAGCATCGAGGCATCGAGGCCGGCTGCGTCGTCACGATCTTCGTGAATCCCGCGCAGTTCGACGAGTCCCACGACTACGAGCGATACCCCCGCGTGCTGGATGAAGACGCCGCGGCGTGCGCGGAGGCCGGCGCCCGCACCATCATCGCGCCGACGGTCGAGATGGTGTACCCCGATGGCGTGGAAGCGGCCGGTCCGCCGGTGCCCGCCGTCGGAGTCGGCAAGGGCCTTGAGGACGAGTACCGCCCCGGGCACTTCGAGGGTGTCGCCAAGGTCCTCGCCCGCTTGTTCGCGATGGCCCCGCCCGCCGCGGCCATCTTCGGCGAGAAGGACTACCAGCAGCTCCGCCTCGCGGGCGATCTCGTGCGGCAGCAGCGGCTCGACATCGACGTCGTCCCGGGCCCGACCGTCCGCGACGCCGACGGCCTCGCGCTCAGCAGCCGCAATCGGTTCCTCTCGCCCGAGCAGCGGCGGGCGGCGGGGGCCATCCCTCGGGCGTTGCGTGCCGCGTCGGAGGAGCCGACGCTCGCCGACGCGGAGGCCGCCATGCGGCGGACGCTCGCGGGCCTGGACATCAACTACGCCACGGTGCGGGATGCCGGGACGCTCGAACCGCTGCCCGGCGGCACCCGCGCCGGTGAGGCGCCCGCTCGGGCGCTGGTGACCTGCCGGCTGGGCGACACGCGGCTGCTCGACAACGCGCCCTGGCCGCTGCCCTCCGATTCCCCGCTGCGTTGCCCCTAGCCGAACGCCGGGCTCGCTACCCTGACGACCGCGACGCGATGGCGATCCGCCGCAGCAAGCCGCCGCGGCACAACAAGGAGGCGTGCGTGCTCACAACCCCGCTCCACAAGCTCCATCTGCAGCACGGCGGCAGGATGGTCGACTTCGCCGGCTGGGACATGCCCATCAGCTACGGTTCGATCCAGGACGAGCACGCCCAGGTCCGCACCTCGGGCGGCCTGTTCGACGTCTCGCACATGGGTCGCCTCAAGGTGCACGGCCGCCACGCCAAGCGGCTGCTCGGCCGCGTCTGCACCCGCCGCATCGGCGACATGCAGCACGGCCAGTGCCGCTACGGCCTCATCTGCAACGAGCAGGGCGGCGTGAAGGACGACGTGCTGGTCTACCGCATGGACGACACCGAGTTCGTAGTGGTCGTCAACGCCGCCAACCGCACGAAGATCGTCGATCACCTCCGGGCGGTCAAGGACGCCGGCGACCTCGTCGTCAAGATCGACGACCAGACCGAGAAGACCGCGATGGTCGCCCTGCAGGGTCCGAAGGTCATGGACCTGGTCTCGCGGGTCAGCAGCGAGGTGCCCACCCTCAAGCGGTACCGCTTCGCCGTCAAGAACCTGCTGATCGCCAAGATCATCGTGTCGCGGACGGGCTATACCGGCGAGGACGGCGTCGAGGTCATCCTGCCCGCGTCGATCGTCGAGACCGCGCTCAAGCTGCTGCTCAAGGACGTCGATCTGGCCGACGCCGGCAGCGACGTCCGCCTGGCGGGTCTCGGCGCCCGCGACACGCTGCGGCTCGAGGCCGGCATGCCCCTCTACGGCCAGGAACTCGGCGAGGACATCAACGCCCTGGCCTGCGGCATCGACTTCGCCATCAAGCTCGACAAGGACGAGGGCGACGCGCCCGAGCCCTTCATCGGCCAGGACGCCCTCAAGCGGACACGCGACGAGGGCGGCCCGCCCCGCCGGCTCGTGGCCTTCGAGGTCGAGGGCAAGCGGACCGCCCGCACCAGCATGCCCATCAAGCTCGACGGCGCGGAGATCGGCGTCGTGACCAGCGGCTGCCAGAGCCCGACGCTCGGGCGTTCGATCGCCATGGGCTTCGTCGATGCCGCCCACGCCGCCGCCGGCGCCACGGTCGCCATCGATACCGGTCGCGCCGAACTCCAGGCCCAGATCCGCGACAATCCGCTCTACAAGCGGCCCAAGGGCTGAAGTACAGGCCGCGGCTAGCCCGTTCCGGTGGCGGCGCTGCTAAGCCGCCGGCCGCCCCAGTTGTACAGCAGGTGGAAGCAGGCATTCAGCAGCAGCACGCCGCCAATGCTCAGCGCGATGCCCACTGCGCCCGGCCCCACGCGCTCGAGCGCCCAGAAGAACTGCGCCAGGCACAGCACCGAGACGAACACCAGCGTGCCACCGCGGGGCAGCACGTGCAGCATGAACGCGCCGATGGGGGCGCCCACGAGCACCACCGGCGCCGCCGCCGCCCATTTCGACAGCACCGCGGCGTCGATCTCGCCGAGCGCCGCGGCGTTGATCGTCCCGACGATCGACGTCCACGCCATCGCGATCACGCTCGTAGCGATGGCGATCCGCAGGTCGCAGCGGTACAGCAGCACCAGCACCGTGTACATCACCATGTCGATGCCCACGCCCGTTAGCGCGGCCGCTGTTCCGCCGACCACGCCCACGCACACGCCCACGATCGCATCGCCGCGGGATGAGAGCATGTCGGTGCGGTGCGTCCGCAGCAGGTCCCGCAGCTTGAAGAGTGTCATGACGCCGAAGCCCGCCCAGATGACCGCGAAGATGAGCTTGACCGCGGCGGGCGTCACCACGGGCACGAGCAGCCGATTCGCGATCGGCACGACGATCGTCGCCGTCGCCAGCGTCCACAGCAGCGGCCGCAGCGCCAGCGGCTTGCGGCTGCACAGGATCAGCAGCGTGGCCGAGCTCATCCCCACGCTCTGGATCAGGAAGCTGAAGTTGCGGCCCAGGCCCACCGGCTCGTCGAACAGCAGCACCAGGATGGGGAAGCCCACGGTGCCTCCGCCCATCGGCGTCGAGCCCGCCACGTACGAGCCCAGCGCCATCGCCAGCGCGATGGGCCATTCCCGCGCGATCGCCGCCCACAGGTCCAGGTGGACGACGGCCGCCAGCCACGCGCAATCGAACCACAGCACCCACGCGCCGAAGGGCGCGTAGCGGGCGATGCGTTCGCGTTGGCGACTCGAGAGCATCGGCTCGGACTCCCGGCCCCGAGGGGCCGCCCCAAGATACACGACGATCCGGCGGGGCCGCCAGCGTCGGGCTGTATAGTCCCCCGATGGCCGACCGTCTGTACCTGGATAACGCCGCCACGAGCTTCCCCAAGCCGCCGCGGGTCACCGAGGCGATGGTCCGATACGCCGCCGAGATTGGCGCCTCGCCCGGCCGTGGGGGCTACCGCGAGGCACAGCAGGGGTCGGCCATCCTGGTCCAGTGCCGCGCCGCGATCGCGCGGCTCATCCACGCCGGCGACCCGGACCAGATCGCCTTCGCGCTCAACACCAGCGACGCACTCAACCTGGCGATCAAGGGCCTCGTGCTGCACCGGCGCCGCCTCGATCCCGACGCCCGCATCCACCTGGTCACCACGGCCATGGACCACAACAGCGTGCTGCGGCCCTTCAACGCGCTCGCGGCGTTCGCGCCGGGCCAGATTCGCTGGACCTGCGTGCCCGTCGACGCCGACGGCGTGGCCTCGCCGCACGACATCGCCGCGGCCATGACCTCCGACACGCTGCTCGTCGCCGTGGTGCACGCCAGCAACGCGACCGGGTCCATCCAGCCCATCGCGGGCATCGGCCGGCTCTGCCGAGCCGCGGGCGTTCCGCTGCTGGTCGATGCCGCCCAGTCGCTGGGCCACCTGCCCGTCGACGTCGAGCAGGATGCCATCGACCTCCTCGCCTTCCCGGGCCACAAGGGCCTGCTCGGCCCGCTGGGCACCGGCGGGCTGTGGATCCACCCGGGCCTGGAGGAACGCATCGATCCCCTCCGCGAGGGCGGCACCGGCACCATCAGCGAGAGCGACGTGCACCCCACGGCGATGCCCGCCAAGTTCGAGCCCGGCTCGCACAACACCATCGGCATCGCCGGCCTGCTCGAGGGTGTCCGCTGGCTGCTCGATCGCGGGGTCGACGACGTCCGCAACCACGAGATCGCACTCATCGAGCGCATGATCGCGGGCCTGCGCGATCTGCCCGGCGTCCGGCTGCTCGGCCCCGCCGATCCAGCCCGCCGCGTCGGCGTCTTCGCGCTGATCTTCGAGGGCCAGGACCCGCACGCGGTGGCCGACCGCCTGGAGCGTGAATTCGGCCTGCTCGTCCGCGCCGGCATCCACTGCGCGCCACGGGCCCACGGCGCGATGGGCACTCTCGACGACGGCGGCGCCGTCCGGCTCAGCATCGGTCAGTTCACCACCGAGGCCGACGTCGACCGCGCCCTTGCGGCGATCGCCGCGATCGCGGCCGACCACCTGGCGCCCGCCTGACGCCGGGTCGACGGCAACCCGGGCGGCTGGATTCGAACCAGCGACCTGCGGATTAGAAGTCCGCTGCTCTATCCAACTGAGCTACGCCCGGAGCGATCGACCCCGCGCGGCGGACCGCACGGGCCCGCGTACGCGAGGGATCGCGAGCCGGGGATGTTAGGGCTCGGGCCCCGGCATCGATCCCGTGGCCGCCGCCGGTCGATCGGCAGATCGTGCGCGAAACTTGGAGCCGGCGTCCCATCCCGGCCGATGGCCCTCCGTGCGGCGCATGGAGTGCGCCCGGGAGGTCAGGATGACCCAGCCAGCCCGCACCCTGCTCAAGGAGCGCGTGCTGCCCGCCGTCGAGCGGCAAGCGGATCTCTACGACAGGCTGGCGGCCTTCGGTCCACGCCAGGACGCCCTCATCGCGACCGGCGACGGCGAGGGCCTGCTCCGGCTGCTCGGCGAGCGGCAGGAGGTGGTCGACGAGCTCGTCCGCGTGCACGAGGGCATCGCCGACGTCCGCGAGCAGTGGGACCGCTTCGTCGAGGGGCTGCCCGAGGACGAGCGGGCCGAACTCGCGAGGCGGCTCGATGAGCTCAAGGCCATCGCCGGCCGCGTCGACGCGCAGGACAGCCGCTCGGGA includes these proteins:
- the gcvT gene encoding glycine cleavage system aminomethyltransferase GcvT → MLTTPLHKLHLQHGGRMVDFAGWDMPISYGSIQDEHAQVRTSGGLFDVSHMGRLKVHGRHAKRLLGRVCTRRIGDMQHGQCRYGLICNEQGGVKDDVLVYRMDDTEFVVVVNAANRTKIVDHLRAVKDAGDLVVKIDDQTEKTAMVALQGPKVMDLVSRVSSEVPTLKRYRFAVKNLLIAKIIVSRTGYTGEDGVEVILPASIVETALKLLLKDVDLADAGSDVRLAGLGARDTLRLEAGMPLYGQELGEDINALACGIDFAIKLDKDEGDAPEPFIGQDALKRTRDEGGPPRRLVAFEVEGKRTARTSMPIKLDGAEIGVVTSGCQSPTLGRSIAMGFVDAAHAAAGATVAIDTGRAELQAQIRDNPLYKRPKG
- a CDS encoding aminotransferase class V-fold PLP-dependent enzyme, translating into MADRLYLDNAATSFPKPPRVTEAMVRYAAEIGASPGRGGYREAQQGSAILVQCRAAIARLIHAGDPDQIAFALNTSDALNLAIKGLVLHRRRLDPDARIHLVTTAMDHNSVLRPFNALAAFAPGQIRWTCVPVDADGVASPHDIAAAMTSDTLLVAVVHASNATGSIQPIAGIGRLCRAAGVPLLVDAAQSLGHLPVDVEQDAIDLLAFPGHKGLLGPLGTGGLWIHPGLEERIDPLREGGTGTISESDVHPTAMPAKFEPGSHNTIGIAGLLEGVRWLLDRGVDDVRNHEIALIERMIAGLRDLPGVRLLGPADPARRVGVFALIFEGQDPHAVADRLEREFGLLVRAGIHCAPRAHGAMGTLDDGGAVRLSIGQFTTEADVDRALAAIAAIAADHLAPA
- a CDS encoding sulfite exporter TauE/SafE family protein, whose protein sequence is MLSSRQRERIARYAPFGAWVLWFDCAWLAAVVHLDLWAAIAREWPIALAMALGSYVAGSTPMGGGTVGFPILVLLFDEPVGLGRNFSFLIQSVGMSSATLLILCSRKPLALRPLLWTLATATIVVPIANRLLVPVVTPAAVKLIFAVIWAGFGVMTLFKLRDLLRTHRTDMLSSRGDAIVGVCVGVVGGTAAALTGVGIDMVMYTVLVLLYRCDLRIAIATSVIAMAWTSIVGTINAAALGEIDAAVLSKWAAAAPVVLVGAPIGAFMLHVLPRGGTLVFVSVLCLAQFFWALERVGPGAVGIALSIGGVLLLNACFHLLYNWGGRRLSSAATGTG
- the panC gene encoding pantoate--beta-alanine ligase; this translates as MRIVRTLAELDALLRSSDRPGGVMVPTMGALHEGHAALVRQAAALAQHRGIEAGCVVTIFVNPAQFDESHDYERYPRVLDEDAAACAEAGARTIIAPTVEMVYPDGVEAAGPPVPAVGVGKGLEDEYRPGHFEGVAKVLARLFAMAPPAAAIFGEKDYQQLRLAGDLVRQQRLDIDVVPGPTVRDADGLALSSRNRFLSPEQRRAAGAIPRALRAASEEPTLADAEAAMRRTLAGLDINYATVRDAGTLEPLPGGTRAGEAPARALVTCRLGDTRLLDNAPWPLPSDSPLRCP